The following proteins are co-located in the Microcystis wesenbergii NRERC-220 genome:
- a CDS encoding 6-bladed beta-propeller: protein MNHKSLEKHSLSKARLKSFSLVTATAIGCISIATSATAASFSFAFGSSGTGNGEFNNPNGIAVGSGDNIYVADSFNHGVQVFDPRGVFQSTFGSLGTGNGEFNNPNGIAVDSGDNIYVADADNHGVQVFDPSGVLQSAFGSSSSGNVQINRPRGITVDSGDNIYVADADNDGAQAFSESQPPVSTPELFGIIVLGILGSGLVVRRLAKSR, encoded by the coding sequence ATGAATCACAAAAGTTTAGAGAAGCATAGCTTATCAAAGGCTCGGCTGAAATCCTTTTCCCTAGTCACGGCCACTGCGATCGGATGTATTAGTATCGCCACCAGTGCCACTGCAGCCAGTTTTTCTTTCGCTTTCGGTAGCTCCGGTACGGGGAACGGTGAGTTCAATAACCCCAACGGTATCGCCGTCGGTAGCGGTGATAATATCTATGTAGCCGATTCGTTCAACCATGGCGTACAGGTATTCGACCCCAGAGGTGTCTTCCAGTCCACTTTCGGTAGCTTGGGTACGGGGAACGGTGAGTTCAATAACCCCAACGGTATCGCCGTCGATAGCGGTGATAATATCTATGTAGCCGATGCCGACAACCATGGCGTACAGGTATTCGACCCCAGCGGTGTCTTACAGTCCGCTTTCGGTAGCTCCAGTTCGGGGAACGTTCAGATCAATCGCCCCCGTGGTATCACCGTCGATAGCGGTGATAATATCTATGTAGCCGATGCCGACAACGATGGCGCACAGGCATTCAGCGAGAGTCAGCCGCCAGTGTCCACTCCCGAACTTTTTGGTATTATCGTATTAGGCATACTAGGTAGTGGTTTAGTGGTGCGTCGCCTCGCTAAAAGTCGTTAA
- a CDS encoding Rpn family recombination-promoting nuclease/putative transposase, translated as MFDNICKFIAENFSDDLATWLLGSPLSLTVLDPTELQLDPIRADSLIFLQSEQLILHTEFQTDPDSKIPFRMLDYRIRVYRRHPQKQMRQVVIYLRRSDSPLVQENTFRLGETFHSFQVIRLWEENTPQFFHHPGLLPFAVLSNTDDPEQVLSQVSRSLETISEKQVQSNLAAATSILAGLVLNRETIKKILRSDIMRESVIYQDILEEGREEGEEKGLQKGRQEGLQEGKEEKARQIALKMLSAGFPIPEIARFTDLSPATIEELQSRDD; from the coding sequence ATGTTTGATAATATTTGTAAATTTATCGCCGAAAACTTCTCCGATGATCTAGCCACTTGGTTATTGGGTTCTCCCCTCTCCTTAACCGTACTCGACCCGACAGAATTACAATTAGACCCCATTCGTGCCGATTCTCTGATTTTTTTGCAGTCAGAGCAACTAATTCTCCATACCGAATTTCAAACCGACCCCGACTCCAAAATTCCTTTCCGAATGCTCGATTATCGCATTCGCGTCTATCGTCGTCATCCCCAAAAACAAATGCGTCAAGTGGTAATTTATCTGCGACGCAGCGACTCTCCCCTAGTACAAGAAAATACTTTCCGTCTGGGGGAAACCTTTCATTCCTTCCAAGTCATCCGTCTTTGGGAAGAAAATACACCACAATTTTTCCATCATCCCGGTTTATTACCCTTTGCCGTCCTCAGCAATACCGATGACCCCGAACAGGTGTTAAGTCAGGTGTCCCGTTCTTTAGAAACTATCTCTGAAAAACAGGTGCAAAGCAATCTCGCTGCCGCCACCAGTATTCTCGCTGGGTTAGTATTAAATCGAGAGACGATTAAAAAAATCCTTCGGAGTGACATTATGAGAGAATCCGTAATTTATCAAGATATTTTAGAGGAAGGCAGAGAGGAAGGCGAGGAGAAGGGACTACAAAAAGGACGACAAGAAGGATTGCAAGAAGGTAAAGAAGAAAAAGCCCGACAAATTGCCCTAAAAATGCTATCTGCTGGTTTTCCTATCCCAGAAATCGCCCGATTTACCGATTTATCCCCTGCAACTATCGAGGAATTACAATCGAGAGACGATTAA
- a CDS encoding helix-turn-helix domain-containing protein — protein sequence MRESVIYQDILEEGREEGEEKGLQKGKEEKARQIALKMLSAGFPVPEIAQFTDLSPATIEELQRQQHN from the coding sequence ATGAGAGAATCCGTCATCTATCAAGATATTTTAGAGGAAGGCAGAGAGGAAGGCGAGGAGAAGGGACTACAAAAAGGCAAAGAAGAAAAAGCTCGACAAATTGCCCTAAAAATGCTATCTGCTGGCTTTCCTGTCCCAGAAATCGCCCAATTTACCGATTTATCTCCCGCAACTATCGAGGAATTACAAAGACAGCAGCACAATTAA
- a CDS encoding LL-diaminopimelate aminotransferase: MNNLTLAHRLQALQSNVFADMDRAKAASREAGNTIIDLSLGSSDLGAAPHVIDAIERSLHDPHTHGYLLHNGTRDFRITAANWYSDRFGVPVDPETEVLPLIGSQEGTAHLPLALLNPGDFALLLDPGYPSHLGGVALAGGQMYGMPILAKNDFLPVLEDIPEAVLAQSKLMVLSYPHNPTTAIAPLAFFQKAVDFCRQHNLVLIHDFPYLDIFFAGTSPPPSILQADRDKTNSIEFFTFSKSYNMGGFRIGFAIGNPQLIMALRQIKAMVDFNQYLGILNGAIAALTGNQDSVKETVAIFQKRRDVFINALNRIGWPVATPAATMYVWAKIPPSWAGNSVDFCRQLVAQTGVAVSPGSGFGKGGEGYVRFALVHDPDIIEAAVEKIGAFLGSNRYSKQWLCCNG; this comes from the coding sequence ATGAATAACTTAACCCTAGCACACCGCTTACAGGCACTCCAATCCAACGTTTTTGCCGATATGGATCGGGCAAAAGCTGCCAGTAGAGAAGCGGGTAATACCATTATCGATCTTTCGCTCGGTTCCTCCGATCTTGGTGCTGCTCCCCATGTTATCGATGCTATAGAGCGATCTCTCCACGATCCTCACACCCACGGCTATTTACTCCATAATGGGACCAGAGACTTCCGAATAACTGCCGCTAACTGGTATAGCGATCGCTTTGGTGTCCCCGTCGATCCGGAAACGGAGGTTTTACCCCTAATTGGTTCTCAGGAAGGCACGGCCCATCTACCTTTGGCCCTTCTCAACCCCGGGGATTTTGCTCTGCTCCTCGATCCGGGTTATCCCTCCCATTTGGGCGGTGTTGCCCTTGCTGGCGGTCAAATGTACGGAATGCCAATTTTGGCAAAAAATGACTTTCTGCCGGTTTTAGAGGACATTCCTGAGGCAGTGCTGGCACAATCGAAGCTGATGGTCTTGAGTTATCCCCATAATCCCACTACAGCGATCGCACCTTTGGCATTTTTCCAAAAAGCGGTTGACTTTTGCCGTCAGCATAATTTAGTTTTAATCCACGATTTTCCCTATCTAGACATCTTTTTTGCGGGAACATCGCCCCCCCCGTCAATTTTACAGGCCGATCGAGATAAAACTAATTCGATCGAGTTTTTTACCTTTTCCAAGTCCTATAATATGGGCGGTTTTCGCATCGGTTTCGCCATTGGCAACCCGCAGTTAATTATGGCTTTGCGACAGATTAAAGCCATGGTTGATTTTAATCAGTATTTGGGCATCCTCAACGGTGCGATCGCTGCTTTAACCGGTAATCAAGATTCAGTCAAGGAAACCGTCGCTATCTTCCAAAAACGTCGGGATGTGTTTATTAATGCCCTAAATCGCATCGGTTGGCCAGTTGCCACTCCGGCCGCCACTATGTACGTTTGGGCGAAAATTCCCCCCAGTTGGGCGGGTAATTCCGTCGATTTTTGTCGGCAATTGGTGGCCCAAACCGGTGTCGCTGTTTCCCCCGGTTCCGGTTTTGGTAAGGGTGGCGAGGGTTATGTTCGTTTTGCCCTAGTTCACGATCCCGATATTATAGAGGCTGCTGTGGAGAAAATTGGGGCTTTTTTGGGATCAAATCGATATTCTAAGCAGTGGTTATGCTGCAATGGATAA
- a CDS encoding thioredoxin family protein, with protein sequence MMISNDGEEINTVSSVTVISDQKFDQEVFEVEKPVLVYFWASWCGPCRLVSPSIDWVANTYGERLKVVKLEVDPNPNSVAKCDVKGVPALRIFKDNEIIATHEGAIGKQQLQSFIDTYVS encoded by the coding sequence ATGATGATCAGTAACGATGGCGAGGAAATAAATACTGTGAGTAGCGTAACTGTCATTAGCGATCAGAAGTTTGACCAAGAGGTTTTTGAGGTCGAAAAACCCGTTTTAGTCTATTTTTGGGCGAGTTGGTGCGGTCCGTGTCGTTTGGTATCCCCCTCGATCGATTGGGTAGCCAACACCTACGGCGAACGGCTAAAAGTAGTTAAACTAGAGGTGGACCCTAACCCCAACTCGGTGGCTAAATGTGATGTTAAAGGTGTTCCTGCTTTACGCATCTTTAAAGATAACGAAATTATTGCCACTCATGAAGGGGCGATCGGCAAACAACAATTACAATCTTTTATCGATACCTATGTCAGCTAA
- a CDS encoding ABC transporter permease, whose product MSSLSSAIIDTWRRFYRDPLAVIGAIALMIIILAVLFGPIFYRVPIDTIDFSQATAPPSLKHLFGTNDLGQDQLARILVGGRISLAVGIAAMIVAIILGTAIGAISGFYGGAIDGLLMRLTDLFLSLPQLPLLLLIVYLFRDSIKKIAGPETGIFILVVLVIGGLNWMSVARLVRGNFLKLREMEFISAAIALGATPFRLIWVHLLPNVLGMIIVAATLAVGNAIITESTLSFLGLGFPPDVPTWGQMLFKAKDYLTTAPHLVIFPALAIVITVLSINFIGDGLRDVFAPNV is encoded by the coding sequence ATGTCTTCCCTGTCTTCTGCAATTATCGATACTTGGCGACGTTTTTACCGAGATCCCCTGGCAGTAATAGGAGCGATCGCATTAATGATAATTATTCTTGCCGTCCTATTCGGTCCGATTTTCTATCGGGTCCCCATCGATACCATTGATTTTAGTCAAGCTACGGCTCCCCCTAGTTTAAAACATCTTTTCGGGACTAATGATCTGGGCCAGGATCAATTGGCGAGGATTTTGGTGGGAGGTCGAATTTCCCTAGCGGTGGGGATTGCTGCTATGATAGTTGCGATTATTCTAGGGACAGCGATCGGGGCTATTTCTGGGTTTTACGGGGGCGCAATCGATGGCTTATTGATGCGATTAACGGATTTATTCTTATCTTTGCCCCAATTACCCCTACTTTTACTGATTGTCTATCTATTTCGCGATAGCATCAAAAAAATCGCCGGACCGGAAACGGGTATTTTTATCCTCGTGGTTTTAGTAATCGGGGGTTTAAATTGGATGTCGGTGGCGCGATTGGTGCGGGGAAATTTCTTAAAATTACGCGAGATGGAGTTTATCTCGGCTGCGATTGCTTTGGGGGCCACTCCTTTCCGTTTAATCTGGGTGCATTTATTGCCTAATGTTTTGGGAATGATCATCGTGGCGGCCACTTTAGCCGTGGGTAATGCGATTATTACCGAGTCAACCCTGAGTTTTTTGGGTTTGGGTTTCCCCCCCGATGTGCCGACTTGGGGACAAATGTTATTTAAAGCTAAAGATTACTTGACAACTGCCCCCCACTTGGTCATTTTTCCCGCTCTAGCTATCGTGATCACGGTGTTAAGTATTAATTTTATCGGTGATGGTTTACGCGATGTCTTTGCTCCTAATGTTTAA
- a CDS encoding type II toxin-antitoxin system VapC family toxin has product MSEVIVLDTHIWLWLINGNFDRFPEHWLEKFELAESLGVSPISCYEIALANQRGRLELSYPLQEWIQQALTVAKIDIFSITPEIAIRAVNLSPIHKDPFDRIIMATALAYGAKLASIDNLFSKYVEIKDHLMERGK; this is encoded by the coding sequence ATGTCTGAAGTAATTGTGCTTGATACTCATATTTGGTTGTGGTTAATAAATGGCAATTTTGACAGATTTCCCGAGCATTGGCTAGAAAAATTTGAGTTAGCAGAATCTCTCGGAGTTTCCCCCATTTCTTGCTATGAAATAGCCCTTGCTAACCAACGGGGAAGATTAGAATTAAGTTATCCCCTTCAAGAGTGGATTCAACAAGCTTTAACAGTAGCTAAAATAGATATATTTTCAATTACCCCAGAAATTGCCATTAGAGCCGTTAATTTATCTCCCATTCACAAAGATCCTTTTGACCGTATTATTATGGCTACAGCCTTAGCATACGGGGCAAAACTGGCTAGTATTGATAACTTATTTTCTAAATATGTCGAAATCAAAGATCATCTCATGGAGAGAGGGAAATAG
- the cobT gene encoding nicotinate mononucleotide-dependent phosphoribosyltransferase CobT gives MIKIYTEIEQGQNWLERHQKSSPIFALVLGFTETGLIPGISTAGATPEDRKYTAIADAEFIVKGVSPHPRYPLPPLTVGASPAYITRAVVEKLAIPVLVFNAGLPLPPAVDYIELGGQPARCLSTGRALDLTIVKHLFAQGLTWGEKLARESSYLIIGECVVGGTTTALAILTGLGYQAKGKVNSSHPHCNHAQKQAIVEQGLARKEIFDPFEVIAALGDPQQIFVAGMAISASGQGGVLLAGGTQMLAVFALIKALVAKYAYPVNWENIVVGTTRWVAEDKTGDTVGLARMIGKVPLLATQLNFSASKYPVLQAYEQGFVKEGVGAGGCAIAAYLYQNWTNQDLLKAIENLIGFQ, from the coding sequence ATGATTAAAATTTACACGGAAATCGAACAGGGGCAAAATTGGTTAGAGCGCCATCAAAAATCTTCTCCGATATTTGCCCTAGTTTTAGGCTTTACCGAGACGGGATTAATCCCCGGAATCTCCACCGCCGGTGCTACCCCGGAAGATAGAAAATATACAGCGATCGCCGATGCCGAATTTATCGTTAAAGGAGTTTCACCCCATCCCCGTTATCCCCTACCACCCCTAACGGTGGGAGCCTCCCCCGCCTATATTACCCGCGCCGTGGTGGAAAAATTAGCCATTCCCGTCCTCGTTTTTAACGCCGGTTTACCCTTGCCCCCGGCCGTCGATTATATCGAACTGGGGGGACAACCGGCCCGTTGTCTCTCCACCGGCCGCGCCCTAGACCTGACCATAGTAAAACACCTGTTCGCCCAAGGACTAACCTGGGGAGAAAAATTAGCCCGCGAGTCTAGTTATCTAATTATCGGCGAGTGTGTGGTCGGTGGCACCACCACCGCCCTCGCCATCTTAACCGGATTGGGTTATCAAGCCAAAGGCAAAGTTAATAGCAGCCATCCCCATTGCAATCATGCTCAGAAACAGGCAATAGTTGAGCAGGGATTAGCCCGAAAAGAAATTTTTGATCCTTTTGAGGTAATCGCCGCCCTAGGCGATCCTCAGCAGATTTTCGTCGCTGGCATGGCGATCTCCGCCAGTGGGCAGGGTGGGGTACTCCTCGCCGGAGGAACCCAAATGTTGGCGGTTTTTGCCTTAATTAAAGCTCTAGTGGCTAAATATGCCTATCCGGTTAACTGGGAAAATATCGTCGTCGGCACAACTCGCTGGGTAGCGGAAGATAAAACGGGGGATACGGTGGGATTAGCCCGCATGATCGGAAAAGTGCCTTTATTAGCCACACAATTAAACTTTTCAGCCTCTAAATACCCGGTTTTGCAAGCTTATGAACAGGGTTTCGTCAAAGAGGGAGTAGGTGCGGGGGGATGTGCGATCGCCGCTTATCTGTACCAAAATTGGACTAATCAAGATTTGCTCAAAGCGATCGAAAATTTAATCGGGTTTCAATGA
- a CDS encoding O-linked N-acetylglucosamine transferase, SPINDLY family protein, which yields MINSDHQQAIELMLASGDHNQLLLFCQQALAVHPEVTDYYPYLGLAYLLLGQQATAQEIWLFWLLESESSQDLIVLLKKEIIRNLDCWQFGQAKLIYLQGLELEEIEGDEEIENYALTAINSCLQEVQEAINRREYTLAEDFYLRILSWREQLAYIWHDLGYLYYIINRLTESFNCLARAIELEENQALYHYTMAMVLEKQSRLDLALSAYQKAIDLKANFVDAYNKLGNLFYRLGQLESAEKFYQQGINNQADFYPFYINLGNVYLVKQAWTEAKNAYKTAQQLAGDRREISQNLSLWEILQADQQIADIYSGDYFYQRKLYQLALNYYQKLLAIKIEDSNFYLHCAHCYLILKEEKQALEVYKKGIAYHPKNIDLHLRLIWLLQNNYPIEVAIQATKSALEYLPDHLSLKLELMRLMPIVYTTQADIMQYRSNYEKRLDNILSNLDLNTTNQQQEAWKSIGLRTNFYLQYQAKNDLELQKKYGELVYKIASANFPNWVKNLTMPTGKIRLGYISAHLRHHTVAKLFQGWLQWRNREQFEIYCYGIDINNTFDNFTREYQEQSDYFYQFDNLVNIERIAQHILDNQLHILVYLDIGMDARTTQLAGLRLAPVQCVTWGHPITSGLPTIDYFISSELMEPTEGDNHYSEKLIRLSNLGIAYPKPSLPPQRKTRLEMGLAEDKIIYLNCQSLFKYLPENDDIFPRIARQVPHSQFIFICHRSEFVTHCFQSRLSQAFNKYGLNWQDYGVMMPQLEQNDYFRLNLLADIYLDNLSWSGGNTTLEAIACQLPVVTCPGEFMRGRHSYAILKKLGITETIATDKNHYIEIAIRLGLDNQWRQTIKDYTKVNIDTVFNDQTSVESLERFYQSVAGEDK from the coding sequence ATGATCAACAGTGATCACCAACAAGCGATCGAGCTAATGTTAGCATCGGGAGACCATAATCAATTATTGTTATTTTGTCAACAAGCGCTGGCGGTTCATCCGGAAGTGACTGATTATTATCCCTATCTGGGATTAGCTTATCTGCTGCTAGGGCAGCAAGCAACAGCGCAAGAAATTTGGTTATTTTGGCTGTTAGAATCAGAGTCCAGTCAGGATTTAATTGTGCTGCTCAAAAAAGAGATAATTAGAAATCTCGATTGCTGGCAGTTTGGCCAAGCTAAATTAATCTATCTCCAGGGGCTAGAATTAGAAGAAATAGAAGGCGATGAAGAGATAGAAAATTATGCCCTGACTGCGATAAACTCCTGTCTTCAAGAGGTGCAAGAGGCAATTAATCGGCGAGAATATACTTTAGCTGAGGACTTTTACTTAAGAATTTTATCTTGGCGTGAACAATTAGCTTACATCTGGCACGATTTAGGATATTTATACTATATAATTAACCGACTAACAGAATCTTTTAACTGTTTAGCACGAGCCATAGAATTAGAGGAAAATCAAGCCTTATATCATTATACTATGGCCATGGTGCTAGAAAAACAATCCCGTTTAGATCTAGCTTTATCAGCTTATCAAAAAGCGATTGATCTCAAGGCTAATTTTGTCGATGCTTATAATAAACTGGGCAATTTATTTTATCGATTAGGGCAGCTAGAGTCAGCCGAAAAATTCTATCAGCAGGGAATTAATAACCAGGCTGATTTTTATCCTTTCTATATCAATTTAGGCAATGTCTATTTAGTTAAACAAGCTTGGACAGAAGCAAAAAATGCTTATAAAACTGCCCAACAACTGGCAGGAGATAGACGAGAAATTAGTCAAAATCTCTCCCTTTGGGAAATCCTGCAAGCTGACCAACAAATTGCCGATATTTACTCAGGTGATTATTTTTATCAAAGAAAACTCTATCAATTAGCACTAAACTATTATCAAAAATTATTAGCAATTAAAATAGAGGACAGCAATTTTTATTTACATTGCGCCCATTGCTATCTCATTCTTAAAGAAGAAAAACAAGCTTTAGAAGTGTATAAAAAAGGCATTGCCTATCATCCAAAAAATATTGATTTACATTTGCGCCTAATTTGGTTACTGCAAAATAATTATCCGATCGAGGTGGCAATTCAAGCAACTAAATCGGCTTTAGAGTATCTTCCCGATCACCTATCTCTGAAGTTAGAATTAATGCGGTTAATGCCAATAGTTTACACAACTCAAGCCGATATTATGCAATATCGATCGAACTACGAGAAACGGTTAGATAATATCTTGTCCAATCTTGATTTAAACACTACTAATCAACAACAAGAGGCTTGGAAAAGTATTGGATTAAGAACTAATTTTTATCTTCAATATCAAGCCAAAAATGATTTAGAACTACAAAAAAAATATGGAGAATTAGTTTATAAAATTGCCTCGGCTAACTTTCCTAATTGGGTGAAAAACCTAACTATGCCTACGGGAAAAATCCGCCTTGGCTATATTTCTGCTCACTTGCGTCATCACACGGTAGCGAAACTCTTTCAAGGATGGTTGCAGTGGCGAAATCGAGAACAATTTGAAATTTATTGTTATGGAATAGATATTAATAACACCTTCGATAATTTTACGAGAGAATATCAAGAGCAAAGTGATTATTTTTATCAGTTTGATAATCTAGTCAATATAGAAAGAATTGCTCAACATATTTTAGATAATCAGTTACATATTCTCGTTTATTTAGATATTGGTATGGATGCTCGTACTACCCAACTAGCAGGATTGCGTTTAGCTCCAGTACAATGTGTAACTTGGGGCCATCCAATCACCTCAGGATTACCAACCATTGATTATTTTATCTCCAGTGAATTAATGGAACCCACCGAGGGAGATAATCACTACAGTGAAAAATTAATTCGCTTATCCAATTTAGGTATTGCCTATCCCAAACCTTCCCTTCCTCCCCAGAGAAAAACTCGTTTAGAGATGGGATTAGCCGAGGATAAAATCATCTATTTAAACTGTCAGAGTTTATTTAAATATCTGCCAGAAAATGACGATATTTTTCCTAGAATTGCTCGACAAGTTCCCCACAGCCAATTTATTTTTATCTGTCATCGTAGTGAATTTGTGACCCATTGCTTTCAGTCGAGATTAAGTCAAGCTTTTAATAAGTATGGACTCAATTGGCAAGATTACGGGGTAATGATGCCACAATTAGAACAAAATGATTATTTTCGGCTTAACTTACTAGCAGACATCTATTTAGATAACTTAAGTTGGTCGGGAGGAAATACCACCCTGGAAGCAATTGCCTGTCAGCTTCCAGTTGTTACCTGTCCGGGGGAATTTATGCGCGGAAGACATTCCTATGCTATCTTGAAAAAGTTGGGCATAACCGAGACAATTGCTACGGATAAAAATCACTATATTGAAATTGCTATCCGTTTAGGTTTAGATAATCAATGGCGACAAACAATCAAAGATTATACTAAAGTGAATATCGATACAGTATTTAACGATCAAACCTCTGTAGAAAGTCTAGAAAGATTTTATCAATCTGTAGCAGGAGAGGATAAATAA
- a CDS encoding Fe(3+) ABC transporter substrate-binding protein, with the protein MNDKITRRVFLGAGTATLAIAVGQLGKINEVSGQTKQLNLYSSRHYNTDRRLYDNFTRQTGIKINLVEGEADPLIERIKSEGSNSPADILLTVDAGRLWRADQQGIFAPVNSRILTQRIPANLRHPKGHWFGFSKRLRVIMYNKDRVNPREIDSYADLTNPKWKGKVVTRSSSNIYSQSFTAWLIDIQGEAAAEKWCRGLVANFARSPQGNDKAQIEAVAAGIADLALANTYYLAGYAEEKDPAKRAIYDQVGVIFPYQRGRGAHVNISGGGLIKTAPNRESAIKFLEYLSSNEAQNFFAKGNREYPVVPGVALDPFLAKLGRGKEDTVSVANYGPNLATAVQVMNRAGWK; encoded by the coding sequence ATGAACGATAAAATAACTCGTAGAGTCTTTCTAGGTGCGGGAACAGCCACCTTAGCGATAGCAGTGGGTCAATTAGGGAAAATAAACGAAGTTTCCGGCCAAACTAAACAATTAAACCTCTATTCCTCCCGTCACTACAACACCGACCGACGATTGTATGACAACTTCACCCGACAAACGGGAATAAAAATTAACCTCGTGGAAGGGGAAGCGGACCCATTAATCGAACGGATTAAAAGCGAAGGCAGCAATAGTCCTGCCGATATACTCCTGACGGTAGATGCGGGGAGACTATGGCGCGCCGACCAACAGGGAATTTTTGCCCCAGTCAATTCCCGCATTCTCACCCAAAGAATTCCCGCTAATTTGCGTCACCCCAAAGGTCACTGGTTCGGGTTTAGTAAACGCTTGCGGGTAATCATGTATAACAAAGACAGAGTTAACCCCAGAGAAATCGATTCCTATGCAGATTTAACCAATCCCAAATGGAAAGGAAAAGTCGTCACCCGGTCATCCAGTAACATCTATAGTCAATCTTTTACCGCTTGGTTAATCGACATCCAAGGGGAAGCGGCCGCAGAAAAATGGTGTCGAGGATTAGTGGCTAATTTTGCCCGTTCACCCCAGGGAAATGATAAGGCACAAATCGAAGCTGTCGCCGCAGGAATTGCCGATTTAGCCCTAGCTAACACCTATTACTTAGCGGGGTATGCCGAAGAAAAAGACCCCGCTAAACGGGCAATTTATGACCAAGTAGGCGTAATTTTCCCCTACCAAAGAGGGCGCGGCGCTCACGTTAATATTAGCGGTGGTGGTTTAATTAAAACCGCCCCGAATCGAGAATCGGCCATTAAATTTTTAGAATATCTTTCTAGCAATGAAGCACAGAACTTTTTTGCTAAGGGTAATCGAGAATATCCCGTCGTTCCAGGGGTTGCTTTAGACCCTTTCCTAGCAAAACTCGGACGCGGTAAAGAAGATACCGTTAGTGTGGCTAATTACGGTCCTAATTTAGCCACAGCAGTACAGGTAATGAATCGCGCCGGTTGGAAATAA
- a CDS encoding S-(hydroxymethyl)glutathione dehydrogenase/class III alcohol dehydrogenase gives MDVRAAVALEAGKPLTIETVQLAAPQAGEVLVEIKATGVCHTDAYTLSGADPEGLFPSILGHEGAGIVVEVGAGVTSLKVGDSVIPLYIPECRQCEYCLSFKTNLCQAIRLTQGRGVMADGTSRFSLDGRPLYHYMGTSTFANYTVLPEISLAKIRPDAPFEKVCYIGCGVTTGIGAVINTAKVEPGAKVVVFGLGGIGLNVIQGARLVGADMIVGVDINPQKQALATKFGMTHFVNPQEIEGDLVAYLVDLTKGGADYSFECIGNVQIMRQALECCHKGWGVATIIGVAGAGQEISTRPFQLVTGRVWKGTAFGGARGRTDVPKIVDWYMDGKINIDDLITHVLPLARINEAFDLMRQGDSIRSVITF, from the coding sequence ATGGATGTTCGAGCGGCAGTTGCCCTAGAAGCGGGAAAACCCCTAACTATTGAAACGGTACAATTAGCAGCACCGCAAGCGGGGGAAGTGTTAGTAGAAATCAAAGCCACGGGAGTTTGTCACACCGATGCCTATACTCTCTCCGGGGCCGATCCTGAAGGCTTATTTCCCTCAATTTTAGGTCATGAAGGGGCAGGAATCGTGGTAGAAGTGGGAGCAGGTGTCACTAGCCTAAAAGTGGGTGATTCTGTGATTCCCCTATACATTCCCGAATGTCGTCAGTGCGAATACTGTCTCAGCTTTAAAACCAATCTCTGTCAAGCGATTCGTCTTACCCAAGGTCGGGGAGTAATGGCGGATGGAACCAGTCGTTTTTCCCTCGATGGTCGGCCTCTTTATCACTACATGGGAACCTCGACTTTTGCTAACTATACCGTGCTGCCGGAGATTTCCCTGGCCAAGATTCGCCCCGATGCTCCCTTTGAAAAAGTCTGTTATATCGGCTGCGGAGTCACTACAGGTATCGGTGCGGTGATTAATACCGCTAAAGTGGAACCGGGGGCAAAAGTGGTGGTTTTTGGTCTGGGAGGTATCGGTTTAAATGTTATTCAAGGGGCCCGTTTGGTGGGGGCCGATATGATTGTCGGGGTCGATATCAATCCCCAGAAACAAGCTTTAGCGACAAAATTCGGGATGACTCATTTTGTTAATCCCCAAGAAATTGAGGGGGATTTAGTGGCCTATCTGGTGGATTTAACTAAAGGTGGGGCCGATTATAGTTTTGAGTGTATCGGCAATGTCCAGATTATGCGTCAAGCTTTGGAATGTTGCCATAAAGGTTGGGGTGTTGCCACTATTATCGGTGTAGCTGGGGCCGGCCAAGAAATTAGTACCCGTCCTTTTCAATTAGTCACCGGACGGGTCTGGAAAGGTACGGCTTTTGGTGGAGCGAGAGGTCGTACAGATGTACCAAAAATAGTCGATTGGTACATGGACGGCAAGATTAACATCGATGATTTAATCACCCACGTTCTACCTCTGGCAAGAATTAACGAGGCTTTTGACCTGATGCGCCAAGGAGATTCTATCCGCAGTGTGATTACATTTTGA